The Monomorium pharaonis isolate MP-MQ-018 chromosome 5, ASM1337386v2, whole genome shotgun sequence genome includes a window with the following:
- the LOC105833822 gene encoding PDZ and LIM domain protein Zasp isoform X4 — protein MAQLISVKLSRFDGSPWGFRLQGGKDFGTPLIVQKVNSGSPAEAAGLKAGDAVIKVNTTDMYNLRHKDAQDVIVKAGNNFEITVQRGGSTWKPHVTPTTANLPSPVHTASTGNITPVTKTSLAAKKQDGPLIGTGHNFSPKPFLNGTSDGQIKSIVNKQYNSPVGIYSEETIAETLSAQAEVLAGGVLGVNFKKNEKNYNAENSEVFKMVQEADKEPRTPEPVPSRTEYYSSVSHAVGGRATSPRSPTPLFHAMGGSGSAPADSRHFVWMDESYGRNREAQPQKQESSAGSDSSTPGAVVCNNCDRVIVGVFVRIKEKNLHVECFKCSTCGTSLKNVGYYNINNKLYCDIHAKLVARQNAPAGLVPITIPPGGKAPASTISAALASAPLSPPLSNHGSSPQPFSACNRTSPDSGSQHTWRLTSNTNGCIRNGVCNGESKTFTSTITIQTSGAEPTTRLGTPPVDSPSLRSVQAPTSNSLIGPKPFGGSSGFSSNLSPTPTLNSGSNTLPRPQSQTVTANNEKNTNHKSNGFILKPTCCKDGKECIRGPFITALGQIWCPDHFVCVNAQCRRPLQDIGFVEEKGQLYCEYCFERFIAPTCNKCNNKIKGDCLNAIGKHFHPECFNCAYCGKLFGNSPFFLEEGLPYCEADWNELFTTKCFACGFPVEAGDRWVEALNNNYHSQCFNCTMCKKNLEGQSFYAKGGRPFCKNHAR, from the exons GTTAATAGTGGTTCCCCGGCGGAAGCTGCCGGTCTTAAAGCTGGCGATGCGGTTATCAAAGTCAACACCACCGACATGTATAATTTGAGGCACAAGGACGCGCAGGATGTCATAGTCAAGGCCGgaaataatttcgaaataacTGTCCAAAG AGGCGGCAGCACCTGGAAACCGCATGTGACACCCACAACCGCAAATCTACCGTCTCCGGTGCACACCGCGTCCACGGGTAATATCACGCCAGTAACAAAGACCTCTTTGGCGGCGAAAAAACAGGACGGACCCCTCATTGGCACCGGACACAATTTCAGCCCTAAGCCATTC CTGAACGGCACCAGCGACGGTCAAATTAAATCCATCGTGAACAAACAGTACAACAGCCCCGTGGGGATCTACAGCGAGGAGACAATCGCGGAGACACTGTCCGCTCAAGCGGAGGTCCTTGCCGGAGGTGTCCTTGG ggtgaattttaaaaagaatgagaagaACTATAATGCTGAGAACAGCGAGGTTTTCAAAATGGTCCAAGAAGCGGATAAAGAACCAAGGACTCCAGAACCCG TTCCTTCAAGGACAGAGTATTACTCTTCGGTGAGCCACGCGGTTGGCGGGAGGGCCACTTCACCGAGATCACCTACGcctctgtttcatgctatgggcggtagcggtagcgcaCCTGCCGATAGCAGGCACTTTGTATGGATGGACGAATCGTACGGGAGGAATCGAGAAGCGCAACCGCAAAAGCAGGAATCTTCCGCCGGGTCGGACTCATCGACGCCGGGCGCGGTCGTTTGTAACAACTGCGACCGAGTGATCGT GGGTGTCTTCGTCAGAATCAAGGAAAAGAACCTCCACGTGGAATGTTTCAAGTGCTCGACCTGCGGCACATCCTTGAAGAATGTCGGTTATTACAATatcaacaataaattatactgCGATATTCACGCAAAACTCGTCGCCAGGCAAAATGCTCCGGCTGGTCTTGTACCTATTACTATACCACC AGGTGGCAAAGCACCAGCTAGTACCATTAGCGCGGCATTGGCGAGTGCACCTTTATCGCCACCCCTCAGCAATCACGGATCGTCGCCTCAGCCATTCTCC GCGTGCAATCGTACGAGCCCCGATTCCGGATCCCAGCATACGTGGCGCTTGACTTCGAATACGAACGGATGCATCAGGAATGGCGTGTGCAACGGCGAGTCGAAAACGTTCACGAGTACGATCACCATCCAAACAAGTGGCGCAGAG CCCACCACCCGCCTTGGCACCCCGCCTGTCGACTCACCGAGCTTACGATCAGTCCAG GCACCAACGAGCAATAGTCTCATTGGTCCTAAGCCCTTTGGTGGATCGAGTGGCTTCTCATCGAATCTATCTCCGACTCCAACCTTAAATTCCGGAAGCAATACCCTGCCACGTCCTCAAAGCCAGACTGTGACAG CTAACaacgaaaaaaatactaatcaCAAGTCGAATGGCTTCATTCTAAAACCAACGTGCTGTAAAGACGGCAAAGAATGCATAAG agGGCCTTTTATCACTGCTTTGGGCCAAATCTGGTGTCCCGATCATTTCGTTTGCGTTAATGCCCAATGCCGTCGTCCTCTTCAAGACATCGGCTTCGTCGAGGAAAAAGGACAACTTTATTGCGAGTACTGTTTCGAAAGATTCATTGCGCCTACATGCAACAAGTGCAACAACAAGATCAAGGGC GATTGTTTGAATGCAATTGGAAAGCACTTCCACCCTGAATGCTTCAATTGCGCTTATTGTGGCAAACTCTTTGGTAATAGTCCGTTCTTCCTAGAGGAAGGATTGCCATATTGCGAAGCTG ACTGGAACGAGTTGTTCACCACGAAATGCTTCGCATGCGGATTCCCAGTCGAGGCTGGCGACCGTTGGGTGGAAGCCCTAAACAACAACTATCACAGCCAGTGCTTTAATTGCAcc ATGTGCAAGAAGAATCTCGAGGGTCAAAGCTTCTACGCGAAAGGCGGTCGTCCGTTCTGCAAAAATCACGCGCGTTAA
- the LOC105833822 gene encoding PDZ and LIM domain protein Zasp isoform X2 — translation MAQLISVKLSRFDGSPWGFRLQGGKDFGTPLIVQKVNSGSPAEAAGLKAGDAVIKVNTTDMYNLRHKDAQDVIVKAGNNFEITVQRGGSTWKPHVTPTTANLPSPVHTASTGNITPVTKTSLAAKKQDGPLIGTGHNFSPKPFLNGTSDGQIKSIVNKQYNSPVGIYSEETIAETLSAQAEVLAGGVLGVNFKKNEKNYNAENSEVFKMVQEADKEPRTPEPVPSRTEYYSSVSHAVGGRATSPRSPTPLFHAMGGSGSAPADSRHFVWMDESYGRNREAQPQKQESSAGSDSSTPGAVVCNNCDRVIVGVFVRIKEKNLHVECFKCSTCGTSLKNVGYYNINNKLYCDIHAKLVARQNAPAGLVPITIPPGGKAPASTISAALASAPLSPPLSNHGSSPQPFSACNRTSPDSGSQHTWRLTSNTNGCIRNGVCNGESKTFTSTITIQTSGAEPTTRLGTPPVDSPSLRSVQAPTSNSLIGPKPFGGSSGFSSNLSPTPTLNSGSNTLPRPQSQTVTGTGIGGLGASSKSGSFAGSSAPKRGRGILNQAVGAGSRIPMCAHCNSYVRGPFITALGQIWCPDHFVCVNAQCRRPLQDIGFVEEKGQLYCEYCFERFIAPTCNKCNNKIKGDCLNAIGKHFHPECFNCAYCGKLFGNSPFFLEEGLPYCEADWNELFTTKCFACGFPVEAGDRWVEALNNNYHSQCFNCTMCKKNLEGQSFYAKGGRPFCKNHAR, via the exons GTTAATAGTGGTTCCCCGGCGGAAGCTGCCGGTCTTAAAGCTGGCGATGCGGTTATCAAAGTCAACACCACCGACATGTATAATTTGAGGCACAAGGACGCGCAGGATGTCATAGTCAAGGCCGgaaataatttcgaaataacTGTCCAAAG AGGCGGCAGCACCTGGAAACCGCATGTGACACCCACAACCGCAAATCTACCGTCTCCGGTGCACACCGCGTCCACGGGTAATATCACGCCAGTAACAAAGACCTCTTTGGCGGCGAAAAAACAGGACGGACCCCTCATTGGCACCGGACACAATTTCAGCCCTAAGCCATTC CTGAACGGCACCAGCGACGGTCAAATTAAATCCATCGTGAACAAACAGTACAACAGCCCCGTGGGGATCTACAGCGAGGAGACAATCGCGGAGACACTGTCCGCTCAAGCGGAGGTCCTTGCCGGAGGTGTCCTTGG ggtgaattttaaaaagaatgagaagaACTATAATGCTGAGAACAGCGAGGTTTTCAAAATGGTCCAAGAAGCGGATAAAGAACCAAGGACTCCAGAACCCG TTCCTTCAAGGACAGAGTATTACTCTTCGGTGAGCCACGCGGTTGGCGGGAGGGCCACTTCACCGAGATCACCTACGcctctgtttcatgctatgggcggtagcggtagcgcaCCTGCCGATAGCAGGCACTTTGTATGGATGGACGAATCGTACGGGAGGAATCGAGAAGCGCAACCGCAAAAGCAGGAATCTTCCGCCGGGTCGGACTCATCGACGCCGGGCGCGGTCGTTTGTAACAACTGCGACCGAGTGATCGT GGGTGTCTTCGTCAGAATCAAGGAAAAGAACCTCCACGTGGAATGTTTCAAGTGCTCGACCTGCGGCACATCCTTGAAGAATGTCGGTTATTACAATatcaacaataaattatactgCGATATTCACGCAAAACTCGTCGCCAGGCAAAATGCTCCGGCTGGTCTTGTACCTATTACTATACCACC AGGTGGCAAAGCACCAGCTAGTACCATTAGCGCGGCATTGGCGAGTGCACCTTTATCGCCACCCCTCAGCAATCACGGATCGTCGCCTCAGCCATTCTCC GCGTGCAATCGTACGAGCCCCGATTCCGGATCCCAGCATACGTGGCGCTTGACTTCGAATACGAACGGATGCATCAGGAATGGCGTGTGCAACGGCGAGTCGAAAACGTTCACGAGTACGATCACCATCCAAACAAGTGGCGCAGAG CCCACCACCCGCCTTGGCACCCCGCCTGTCGACTCACCGAGCTTACGATCAGTCCAG GCACCAACGAGCAATAGTCTCATTGGTCCTAAGCCCTTTGGTGGATCGAGTGGCTTCTCATCGAATCTATCTCCGACTCCAACCTTAAATTCCGGAAGCAATACCCTGCCACGTCCTCAAAGCCAGACTGTGACAG GTACCGGAATCGGTGGCCTCGGTGCGAGTTCCAAGAGCGGATCATTCGCCGGTAGCAGTGCACCCAAACGTGGACGAGGTATCCTGAATCAAGCTGTTGGAGCGGGATCGCGTATACCTATGTGCGCTCACTGCAACTCATACGTCAG agGGCCTTTTATCACTGCTTTGGGCCAAATCTGGTGTCCCGATCATTTCGTTTGCGTTAATGCCCAATGCCGTCGTCCTCTTCAAGACATCGGCTTCGTCGAGGAAAAAGGACAACTTTATTGCGAGTACTGTTTCGAAAGATTCATTGCGCCTACATGCAACAAGTGCAACAACAAGATCAAGGGC GATTGTTTGAATGCAATTGGAAAGCACTTCCACCCTGAATGCTTCAATTGCGCTTATTGTGGCAAACTCTTTGGTAATAGTCCGTTCTTCCTAGAGGAAGGATTGCCATATTGCGAAGCTG ACTGGAACGAGTTGTTCACCACGAAATGCTTCGCATGCGGATTCCCAGTCGAGGCTGGCGACCGTTGGGTGGAAGCCCTAAACAACAACTATCACAGCCAGTGCTTTAATTGCAcc ATGTGCAAGAAGAATCTCGAGGGTCAAAGCTTCTACGCGAAAGGCGGTCGTCCGTTCTGCAAAAATCACGCGCGTTAA
- the LOC105833822 gene encoding PDZ and LIM domain protein Zasp isoform X5, with product MAQLISVKLSRFDGSPWGFRLQGGKDFGTPLIVQKVNSGSPAEAAGLKAGDAVIKVNTTDMYNLRHKDAQDVIVKAGNNFEITVQRGGSTWKPHVTPTTANLPSPVHTASTGNITPVTKTSLAAKKQDGPLIGTGHNFSPKPFLNGTSDGQIKSIVNKQYNSPVGIYSEETIAETLSAQAEVLAGGVLGVNFKKNEKNYNAENSEVFKMVQEADKEPRTPEPVPSRTEYYSSVSHAVGGRATSPRSPTPLFHAMGGSGSAPADSRHFVWMDESYGRNREAQPQKQESSAGSDSSTPGAVVCNNCDRVIVGVFVRIKEKNLHVECFKCSTCGTSLKNVGYYNINNKLYCDIHAKLVARQNAPAGLVPITIPPGGKAPASTISAALASAPLSPPLSNHGSSPQPFSPTTRLGTPPVDSPSLRSVQAPTSNSLIGPKPFGGSSGFSSNLSPTPTLNSGSNTLPRPQSQTVTGRYSTLPKPKSSPFRGTGIGGLGASSKSGSFAGSSAPKRGRGILNQAVGAGSRIPMCAHCNSYVRGPFITALGQIWCPDHFVCVNAQCRRPLQDIGFVEEKGQLYCEYCFERFIAPTCNKCNNKIKGDCLNAIGKHFHPECFNCAYCGKLFGNSPFFLEEGLPYCEADWNELFTTKCFACGFPVEAGDRWVEALNNNYHSQCFNCTMCKKNLEGQSFYAKGGRPFCKNHAR from the exons GTTAATAGTGGTTCCCCGGCGGAAGCTGCCGGTCTTAAAGCTGGCGATGCGGTTATCAAAGTCAACACCACCGACATGTATAATTTGAGGCACAAGGACGCGCAGGATGTCATAGTCAAGGCCGgaaataatttcgaaataacTGTCCAAAG AGGCGGCAGCACCTGGAAACCGCATGTGACACCCACAACCGCAAATCTACCGTCTCCGGTGCACACCGCGTCCACGGGTAATATCACGCCAGTAACAAAGACCTCTTTGGCGGCGAAAAAACAGGACGGACCCCTCATTGGCACCGGACACAATTTCAGCCCTAAGCCATTC CTGAACGGCACCAGCGACGGTCAAATTAAATCCATCGTGAACAAACAGTACAACAGCCCCGTGGGGATCTACAGCGAGGAGACAATCGCGGAGACACTGTCCGCTCAAGCGGAGGTCCTTGCCGGAGGTGTCCTTGG ggtgaattttaaaaagaatgagaagaACTATAATGCTGAGAACAGCGAGGTTTTCAAAATGGTCCAAGAAGCGGATAAAGAACCAAGGACTCCAGAACCCG TTCCTTCAAGGACAGAGTATTACTCTTCGGTGAGCCACGCGGTTGGCGGGAGGGCCACTTCACCGAGATCACCTACGcctctgtttcatgctatgggcggtagcggtagcgcaCCTGCCGATAGCAGGCACTTTGTATGGATGGACGAATCGTACGGGAGGAATCGAGAAGCGCAACCGCAAAAGCAGGAATCTTCCGCCGGGTCGGACTCATCGACGCCGGGCGCGGTCGTTTGTAACAACTGCGACCGAGTGATCGT GGGTGTCTTCGTCAGAATCAAGGAAAAGAACCTCCACGTGGAATGTTTCAAGTGCTCGACCTGCGGCACATCCTTGAAGAATGTCGGTTATTACAATatcaacaataaattatactgCGATATTCACGCAAAACTCGTCGCCAGGCAAAATGCTCCGGCTGGTCTTGTACCTATTACTATACCACC AGGTGGCAAAGCACCAGCTAGTACCATTAGCGCGGCATTGGCGAGTGCACCTTTATCGCCACCCCTCAGCAATCACGGATCGTCGCCTCAGCCATTCTCC CCCACCACCCGCCTTGGCACCCCGCCTGTCGACTCACCGAGCTTACGATCAGTCCAG GCACCAACGAGCAATAGTCTCATTGGTCCTAAGCCCTTTGGTGGATCGAGTGGCTTCTCATCGAATCTATCTCCGACTCCAACCTTAAATTCCGGAAGCAATACCCTGCCACGTCCTCAAAGCCAGACTGTGACAG GTCGGTACTCTACCCTGCCAAAGCCAAAAAGTTCGCCTTTCAGAG GTACCGGAATCGGTGGCCTCGGTGCGAGTTCCAAGAGCGGATCATTCGCCGGTAGCAGTGCACCCAAACGTGGACGAGGTATCCTGAATCAAGCTGTTGGAGCGGGATCGCGTATACCTATGTGCGCTCACTGCAACTCATACGTCAG agGGCCTTTTATCACTGCTTTGGGCCAAATCTGGTGTCCCGATCATTTCGTTTGCGTTAATGCCCAATGCCGTCGTCCTCTTCAAGACATCGGCTTCGTCGAGGAAAAAGGACAACTTTATTGCGAGTACTGTTTCGAAAGATTCATTGCGCCTACATGCAACAAGTGCAACAACAAGATCAAGGGC GATTGTTTGAATGCAATTGGAAAGCACTTCCACCCTGAATGCTTCAATTGCGCTTATTGTGGCAAACTCTTTGGTAATAGTCCGTTCTTCCTAGAGGAAGGATTGCCATATTGCGAAGCTG ACTGGAACGAGTTGTTCACCACGAAATGCTTCGCATGCGGATTCCCAGTCGAGGCTGGCGACCGTTGGGTGGAAGCCCTAAACAACAACTATCACAGCCAGTGCTTTAATTGCAcc ATGTGCAAGAAGAATCTCGAGGGTCAAAGCTTCTACGCGAAAGGCGGTCGTCCGTTCTGCAAAAATCACGCGCGTTAA
- the LOC105833822 gene encoding PDZ and LIM domain protein Zasp isoform X3, giving the protein MAQLISVKLSRFDGSPWGFRLQGGKDFGTPLIVQKVNSGSPAEAAGLKAGDAVIKVNTTDMYNLRHKDAQDVIVKAGNNFEITVQRGGSTWKPHVTPTTANLPSPVHTASTGNITPVTKTSLAAKKQDGPLIGTGHNFSPKPFLNGTSDGQIKSIVNKQYNSPVGIYSEETIAETLSAQAEVLAGGVLGVNFKKNEKNYNAENSEVFKMVQEADKEPRTPEPAEPSVVSGVITPSSPALTGLRPVQAPETKPQTPSSPQASLPPGQNICAECERLIVGVFVRIKEKNLHVECFKCSTCGTSLKNVGYYNINNKLYCDIHAKLVARQNAPAGLVPITIPPGGKAPASTISAALASAPLSPPLSNHGSSPQPFSACNRTSPDSGSQHTWRLTSNTNGCIRNGVCNGESKTFTSTITIQTSGAEPTTRLGTPPVDSPSLRSVQAPTSNSLIGPKPFGGSSGFSSNLSPTPTLNSGSNTLPRPQSQTVTGRYSTLPKPKSSPFRGTGIGGLGASSKSGSFAGSSAPKRGRGILNQAVGAGSRIPMCAHCNSYVRGPFITALGQIWCPDHFVCVNAQCRRPLQDIGFVEEKGQLYCEYCFERFIAPTCNKCNNKIKGDCLNAIGKHFHPECFNCAYCGKLFGNSPFFLEEGLPYCEADWNELFTTKCFACGFPVEAGDRWVEALNNNYHSQCFNCTMCKKNLEGQSFYAKGGRPFCKNHAR; this is encoded by the exons GTTAATAGTGGTTCCCCGGCGGAAGCTGCCGGTCTTAAAGCTGGCGATGCGGTTATCAAAGTCAACACCACCGACATGTATAATTTGAGGCACAAGGACGCGCAGGATGTCATAGTCAAGGCCGgaaataatttcgaaataacTGTCCAAAG AGGCGGCAGCACCTGGAAACCGCATGTGACACCCACAACCGCAAATCTACCGTCTCCGGTGCACACCGCGTCCACGGGTAATATCACGCCAGTAACAAAGACCTCTTTGGCGGCGAAAAAACAGGACGGACCCCTCATTGGCACCGGACACAATTTCAGCCCTAAGCCATTC CTGAACGGCACCAGCGACGGTCAAATTAAATCCATCGTGAACAAACAGTACAACAGCCCCGTGGGGATCTACAGCGAGGAGACAATCGCGGAGACACTGTCCGCTCAAGCGGAGGTCCTTGCCGGAGGTGTCCTTGG ggtgaattttaaaaagaatgagaagaACTATAATGCTGAGAACAGCGAGGTTTTCAAAATGGTCCAAGAAGCGGATAAAGAACCAAGGACTCCAGAACCCG CGGAGCCAAGTGTCGTGAGCGGCGTGATAACGCCATCCTCGCCCGCCCTGACAGGACTGAGGCCCGTCCAGGCGCCGGAAACGAAGCCGCAGACGCCTTCGTCGCCGCAAGCAAGCCTACCACCAGGACAGAACATTTGTGCCGAGTGCGAAAGGCTCATCGT GGGTGTCTTCGTCAGAATCAAGGAAAAGAACCTCCACGTGGAATGTTTCAAGTGCTCGACCTGCGGCACATCCTTGAAGAATGTCGGTTATTACAATatcaacaataaattatactgCGATATTCACGCAAAACTCGTCGCCAGGCAAAATGCTCCGGCTGGTCTTGTACCTATTACTATACCACC AGGTGGCAAAGCACCAGCTAGTACCATTAGCGCGGCATTGGCGAGTGCACCTTTATCGCCACCCCTCAGCAATCACGGATCGTCGCCTCAGCCATTCTCC GCGTGCAATCGTACGAGCCCCGATTCCGGATCCCAGCATACGTGGCGCTTGACTTCGAATACGAACGGATGCATCAGGAATGGCGTGTGCAACGGCGAGTCGAAAACGTTCACGAGTACGATCACCATCCAAACAAGTGGCGCAGAG CCCACCACCCGCCTTGGCACCCCGCCTGTCGACTCACCGAGCTTACGATCAGTCCAG GCACCAACGAGCAATAGTCTCATTGGTCCTAAGCCCTTTGGTGGATCGAGTGGCTTCTCATCGAATCTATCTCCGACTCCAACCTTAAATTCCGGAAGCAATACCCTGCCACGTCCTCAAAGCCAGACTGTGACAG GTCGGTACTCTACCCTGCCAAAGCCAAAAAGTTCGCCTTTCAGAG GTACCGGAATCGGTGGCCTCGGTGCGAGTTCCAAGAGCGGATCATTCGCCGGTAGCAGTGCACCCAAACGTGGACGAGGTATCCTGAATCAAGCTGTTGGAGCGGGATCGCGTATACCTATGTGCGCTCACTGCAACTCATACGTCAG agGGCCTTTTATCACTGCTTTGGGCCAAATCTGGTGTCCCGATCATTTCGTTTGCGTTAATGCCCAATGCCGTCGTCCTCTTCAAGACATCGGCTTCGTCGAGGAAAAAGGACAACTTTATTGCGAGTACTGTTTCGAAAGATTCATTGCGCCTACATGCAACAAGTGCAACAACAAGATCAAGGGC GATTGTTTGAATGCAATTGGAAAGCACTTCCACCCTGAATGCTTCAATTGCGCTTATTGTGGCAAACTCTTTGGTAATAGTCCGTTCTTCCTAGAGGAAGGATTGCCATATTGCGAAGCTG ACTGGAACGAGTTGTTCACCACGAAATGCTTCGCATGCGGATTCCCAGTCGAGGCTGGCGACCGTTGGGTGGAAGCCCTAAACAACAACTATCACAGCCAGTGCTTTAATTGCAcc ATGTGCAAGAAGAATCTCGAGGGTCAAAGCTTCTACGCGAAAGGCGGTCGTCCGTTCTGCAAAAATCACGCGCGTTAA
- the LOC105833822 gene encoding PDZ and LIM domain protein Zasp isoform X6, with protein MAQLISVKLSRFDGSPWGFRLQGGKDFGTPLIVQKVNSGSPAEAAGLKAGDAVIKVNTTDMYNLRHKDAQDVIVKAGNNFEITVQRGGSTWKPHVTPTTANLPSPVHTASTGNITPVTKTSLAAKKQDGPLIGTGHNFSPKPFLNGTSDGQIKSIVNKQYNSPVGIYSEETIAETLSAQAEVLAGGVLGVNFKKNEKNYNAENSEVFKMVQEADKEPRTPEPVPSRTEYYSSVSHAVGGRATSPRSPTPLFHAMGGSGSAPADSRHFVWMDESYGRNREAQPQKQESSAGSDSSTPGAVVCNNCDRVIVGVFVRIKEKNLHVECFKCSTCGTSLKNVGYYNINNKLYCDIHAKLVARQNAPAGLVPITIPPGGKAPASTISAALASAPLSPPLSNHGSSPQPFSAPTSNSLIGPKPFGGSSGFSSNLSPTPTLNSGSNTLPRPQSQTVTGRYSTLPKPKSSPFRGTGIGGLGASSKSGSFAGSSAPKRGRGILNQAVGAGSRIPMCAHCNSYVRGPFITALGQIWCPDHFVCVNAQCRRPLQDIGFVEEKGQLYCEYCFERFIAPTCNKCNNKIKGDCLNAIGKHFHPECFNCAYCGKLFGNSPFFLEEGLPYCEADWNELFTTKCFACGFPVEAGDRWVEALNNNYHSQCFNCTMCKKNLEGQSFYAKGGRPFCKNHAR; from the exons GTTAATAGTGGTTCCCCGGCGGAAGCTGCCGGTCTTAAAGCTGGCGATGCGGTTATCAAAGTCAACACCACCGACATGTATAATTTGAGGCACAAGGACGCGCAGGATGTCATAGTCAAGGCCGgaaataatttcgaaataacTGTCCAAAG AGGCGGCAGCACCTGGAAACCGCATGTGACACCCACAACCGCAAATCTACCGTCTCCGGTGCACACCGCGTCCACGGGTAATATCACGCCAGTAACAAAGACCTCTTTGGCGGCGAAAAAACAGGACGGACCCCTCATTGGCACCGGACACAATTTCAGCCCTAAGCCATTC CTGAACGGCACCAGCGACGGTCAAATTAAATCCATCGTGAACAAACAGTACAACAGCCCCGTGGGGATCTACAGCGAGGAGACAATCGCGGAGACACTGTCCGCTCAAGCGGAGGTCCTTGCCGGAGGTGTCCTTGG ggtgaattttaaaaagaatgagaagaACTATAATGCTGAGAACAGCGAGGTTTTCAAAATGGTCCAAGAAGCGGATAAAGAACCAAGGACTCCAGAACCCG TTCCTTCAAGGACAGAGTATTACTCTTCGGTGAGCCACGCGGTTGGCGGGAGGGCCACTTCACCGAGATCACCTACGcctctgtttcatgctatgggcggtagcggtagcgcaCCTGCCGATAGCAGGCACTTTGTATGGATGGACGAATCGTACGGGAGGAATCGAGAAGCGCAACCGCAAAAGCAGGAATCTTCCGCCGGGTCGGACTCATCGACGCCGGGCGCGGTCGTTTGTAACAACTGCGACCGAGTGATCGT GGGTGTCTTCGTCAGAATCAAGGAAAAGAACCTCCACGTGGAATGTTTCAAGTGCTCGACCTGCGGCACATCCTTGAAGAATGTCGGTTATTACAATatcaacaataaattatactgCGATATTCACGCAAAACTCGTCGCCAGGCAAAATGCTCCGGCTGGTCTTGTACCTATTACTATACCACC AGGTGGCAAAGCACCAGCTAGTACCATTAGCGCGGCATTGGCGAGTGCACCTTTATCGCCACCCCTCAGCAATCACGGATCGTCGCCTCAGCCATTCTCC GCACCAACGAGCAATAGTCTCATTGGTCCTAAGCCCTTTGGTGGATCGAGTGGCTTCTCATCGAATCTATCTCCGACTCCAACCTTAAATTCCGGAAGCAATACCCTGCCACGTCCTCAAAGCCAGACTGTGACAG GTCGGTACTCTACCCTGCCAAAGCCAAAAAGTTCGCCTTTCAGAG GTACCGGAATCGGTGGCCTCGGTGCGAGTTCCAAGAGCGGATCATTCGCCGGTAGCAGTGCACCCAAACGTGGACGAGGTATCCTGAATCAAGCTGTTGGAGCGGGATCGCGTATACCTATGTGCGCTCACTGCAACTCATACGTCAG agGGCCTTTTATCACTGCTTTGGGCCAAATCTGGTGTCCCGATCATTTCGTTTGCGTTAATGCCCAATGCCGTCGTCCTCTTCAAGACATCGGCTTCGTCGAGGAAAAAGGACAACTTTATTGCGAGTACTGTTTCGAAAGATTCATTGCGCCTACATGCAACAAGTGCAACAACAAGATCAAGGGC GATTGTTTGAATGCAATTGGAAAGCACTTCCACCCTGAATGCTTCAATTGCGCTTATTGTGGCAAACTCTTTGGTAATAGTCCGTTCTTCCTAGAGGAAGGATTGCCATATTGCGAAGCTG ACTGGAACGAGTTGTTCACCACGAAATGCTTCGCATGCGGATTCCCAGTCGAGGCTGGCGACCGTTGGGTGGAAGCCCTAAACAACAACTATCACAGCCAGTGCTTTAATTGCAcc ATGTGCAAGAAGAATCTCGAGGGTCAAAGCTTCTACGCGAAAGGCGGTCGTCCGTTCTGCAAAAATCACGCGCGTTAA